The region CATCTCGTCAACAATCCAGAGGAAGTACAGGTGGACATCGAGTGCAAAGGCTATACGGTGCTTGTTGCCTTGCGAACGAACAAGCGGGATGTGGGACAAGTCATCGGACGCAATGCTCACTTAATGAATTCTATCCGATCCTTTTTGGCTGCCATCGGGGGGAAAAACAACGTTCAGATCGTGTTAGACTATGTGACCGAAGAGGATAACCGGCGCGAAAAAACGTACGGA is a window of Dehalococcoidales bacterium DNA encoding:
- a CDS encoding KH domain-containing protein codes for the protein MKQRKLTWVYEMNEVANDTRGRVSEDVTAAIREVVMIARHLVNNPEEVQVDIECKGYTVLVALRTNKRDVGQVIGRNAHLMNSIRSFLAAIGGKNNVQIVLDYVTEEDNRREKTYGMDRRSNINR